ATACAGCTAAATAAAACTGGAGACGAGTTAAATATTCGCATCGGTAATCACCGTCGCAATTTAGTCTTACCCCAAGCTTTGGCAGCCCTGAAACCTTCCGGAGCAAAAATGGAAGATGATTACCTGAAAATCTCTTTTAGCAACGTGGTGAAAGTGTGATTTTCCTAGATTGGGTGGGAAGCTTTTCAGTGTTGCCAAAGGCACGGCGTAGCCGTCCAGTAATCAGTAATCAGTAATCAGTGAACTGAAAATAACACTAAATCCGTTGAGTATAAGCTACATATCAGGACAGGCAAAAGGCAAGAGGCAAAAGGCAACAGGAGGAATAAATAATCAGTCTTTAATAACCGGATTTGGTATAACATCTGATAACTGATAAGTAGGTAGGCGTTAAAAATTATCAGACACCCCCCTTATCAAGGGTAGGGTTGATTCATGAATCAACCCTACCTTATCAAGGAGGGCAGGGGGGATCGAACCTAAAATCCATTTTTAATTTAATTATAACCAGCTACTTAAGCTGTACTGAATTTAAACTGCGTAGGGAAAATTTTAGTACAAATGCTCAAAAATCCTCTCCCTGCTCCCTGCTCCGATGCAGTCTTAACGAGTAATTTAGATAGGGTTTACTGATGATTTTCCCAGAAAAATCAAGAGAGTCATATTTTTTCTAACCATGCCAGGACACTTTCAACATCAGCCACTTTTTCTCCTTCAGGTACAGGTGGACGTTGTACCATGACCACAGTTATTCCCAACTCTCTGGCGGCGATAATTTTGGCGTAAGTGGCATCACCGCCGCTATTTTTACTCACGATCGCCCCAATCTTATATTCTTGTAAAAGAGAGCGCTCTGACTGTAAGGAAAAAGGCCCCCGTTCCAACAATAATTTTCCAATCGGTACGATGGCATCCGGTTCCGGAGGGTCGATCATCCGCATCAAAAACCAGATATTTTTTAGATGTGCATAACTGGCCAGTTCTTGCCGACCAATAGTGAGGAATATCCGCGGCGCTAACCCCGATAAAATATTCGCTGCCGCTTGATTGTTTTCTACTTCAATCCAATTATCTCCAGATACTTTTTCCCAAGCTGGACGACTTAAGATTAATCGAGGAATATCACAATCCGAGGCGGCTTGAGCGGCATTAAAGGAAATTTGTGCGGCAAAGGGATGGGTGGCATCAATTAAACAATCAATGCCTTCTTGGCGCAGATAATTGGCTAACCCGGTGGCACCACCAAACCCCCCCCGGCGAGAAGGAGTTGTGAGAGTAATCGGTTCTCTCGTGCGACCGGCAAAGGAAGCGATGGCATCTATACCCGGAATTGTCGCAATTTTAGCCGCTAATGCCGCCGCTTCCCCCGTTCCCCCTAAAATCAGCACTCTTTTATTTTTAGTCATCCAGCAATCGTCAAAAGGTTAACTAATTTTCCATCTTCCTATCTTCCCTTGCAAAGGAAGGAGATTTTGGGGGTTACACAAGAGCTAGAACCTCTGGAAATGCGTTACAAGGGAGATCCTTGCAACGAGGTAATCTAAACATATTGACTTTCGCTGTATAATCCAAATACAGTCTATCAACTCTCTACTTGCGCTTAGAAATTAGTTAAGCGGAAACAGTGATCTTGATCGTAGACGGAAAAAACGAAAATAGCGATGATAAAGCTAACAATTAAGTTTTAGACTATGTTTAGCCTACAAAATAGACGAGATACGAGAATTCCTGTTAAAATAGAAATAGCAGGGGCGGAATTTAGAAAAAGCATTGGTTGGACAACGGTAGGATATACAATGGGATCCCTGTTAGCTGGGCCAATAGGCGGTGTCATTGGGGGATTAACGCAGGGAAACGGACAAAACGTTAAATGTACGGTTTATTTTGAAGATGGCAGCGAGAAAACCATCACTTGCAAGGATAAAAACCTACAATTTGAGCTTTTTGTCTGGACTTGGAGAATAGAACATTGCAAGTCAGAACAGGATTATGTTGATTTTGGACTCGACTTTAACACTCTTGAGCGAGGGAAAATAGTTAAAACTGATAGAGTTGGGGAAGTTTTAAATTTTGACCCCGAAAACAAAAGCTTAAAAGAGCTTTGGGGTGGTATGCACCTTTATCTGGCACTGCACAAATTATTTAAGTTAGAAATTGAGCGATATTTCTGGGAACAAAGAAAAGAACGGGTATTGCTAGAAACCGATACGGGCGGGTTAAAAATACCGCCTAAGTTCGATTTAATAAGTTTTTGTATTTATGGATTTGTTCTCTTTGTTATAGCAAGCGCAATTATGCAGAACTGCACAAAACAGCCAGAGAGCCAACCAAACTATCTTCCGACTGAAAGCGAGAGCCGCTAATGCTTGACGAAATCAACGCCACTTTAAAACGGGTAAAAATTTAAGTTAGAGACGATCGCCGATCTTAATGAGACAAGTGAGCGTCTCCCTCCCTTCCCCGATGGGTTACACTGCCTCTTGCCTATCCCAACCAAGAAATTAATTTTGTCCTATCACCTAATAGTGACGTGGAGTATAAACCCACTGTTTTGTTTTACCCTGCTCAATCAGGCGAGTTTTACTCGATCCGATCAAAATTATAGTCCGCATATCCGCATCGTTAATAGTCATATCCTCTAGGAATTTCACCGTCACTGTTTCCCCTTTTCGCCCTAAATTACGCGCTAATACCACAGGAGTTTGCGGCGAGCGCCATTGTAATAAAATCTCTTTTGCCTTCTCCAATTGCCAAGTGCGCTCTTGAGACACAGGATTATAAAATGCGATCGCTAAATCTGCCCGGGCTGCTAACTCAATGCGCTGAGAAATCACCTGCCAAGACTTGAGAATATCCGATAGGGAAATCGCACAAAAATCATGGCCTAAAGGTGCGCCAACCCTGGCGGCCGCCGCCTGCATGGCCGAAATCCCCGGACAGACCTGAATGGCGATCTGCTGCCATGCCGGTTTGGCTTTTTTTTCTAATACCTCAAACACGGCCGCGGCCATGGCATAAATGCCCGGATCTCCGGAAGAAACTAAGACAACCGATCGCCCCTTAGCCGCTAAATCTAGAGCCATTTCCGCGCGATCGAGTTCCACCCGATTATCCGATTCATGGCGGACAATTTCTGGTTTTCTCAGGTATTCTACCAAATCCAAATAAGTTTTATAACCCACCCAATCCGTGGCTTTTTCCAATACTTCTCGAACCTCCGGCGACATCCAATTTAGGGACCCAGGACCGGTTCCAACTATGGCTAATTTACCTTGACTTTCCTGGGCCAAATCCCCCGGTAGTAAACCATATTTTTCCTTAATTTGCTGGCTTTCCTCCCACAGATAAACTAAACAGGTATTGCTAGGTTTTGCTAAGTTTAAGTTATTTTTATCAATAATCTCAATGCTCAGTTTTGCTGCTGATGAAATCGGTAAATTACTATTTTTTAACCAGTCCGCTTCACCGATTAATTTTACTTTTTCACCTGCCAATAAATCGGACAGAAACTTCTTAGCATCATCGGGATTAACTAACTGATAACCGGGTGGTGGCGATAATAAAGTAGTTTTAAATCTAATATCACCAGTGGTGGTAATTGCGGGGGAAATTTGCAAAACCGAGGCAATTTGACGAGCGAGATCGTTAACCCCTTGTAAACCCCCCAACAAAGGCACTACAGCGCTGCCATCTTCTGCGATCGCTAATACAGGCGGTTCTTGCCATTTATTAGTTAATAAAGGTGCTACAGTGCGAATTAAAATACCCGCCGCACAAATGCCAATAATTGGCGTTCCCGTCTGGAAAAATTCTCGCACCGTTTCGCCAAAATTACTATAGGTAAAATCCGCCGAATGGGTACGATTTATTAACCCATAAACCACTGCTTCCGGTAGGGCTATTTGCACTTGACGAGCCACGGGGATACTGGTTTCTCCTAAAATTAGAATAGCTGGAGGTTTCATTTAGCTTCTCCCGACTGCGCTGCGGTTAACTTTTGGATAAATTCTTGATGTTCTGCTGAGTTAATTCCAGCCTTTAAGATGTCCAACACCCGTGACATATTGCCGTTGAGCATGGCAGATTCGACAAGCTCACTGCCAGCTGAAATATCTAACCACAAACCCGGAAATAAGTAGTCGTGCAAAATTAATTTCCTAGTGAAGATAGGCAAAAGGCAAGAGGCAAAAGGCAAGAGGGGGTTAGATATGTGTAATTAATTTTGCTTAGGTACTTACTAGAGAGCAAATCACCCCTTCTTGGTTGGGTAACGTAGCTTGACGGTGGGAGTATGTCAAAGCCTGAGAATTTAGGGATTTAGCCAGAGAAGAAGTCATGGTGGCAGTCTTTGGGAACAAAACAGCATTGATTTCATTATAGATTGATTTAATTTTTAATTGTCTCTATAGAGTTATTGGGGTTTAGTTTTACTAGGAATCAGAATTAATGACCAGTAGGTGACAGCCTCTGGCTCGATTTCGGTAATCGGAATAATTTGCTGATTGGGTAAGGTTGCTCGTTCGATGTAGAGGGCGCGTTCTAATAATCCTAATTCATCGAGAATATCGCGAACTTTAGCGAAATGTCTGCCTAATTTAATAATGGCTGCTGCATCAATAAATGCTAGGCGATCCCGCAATATTTCCGCCTCTAAAGTAGCGGGCATGATACTAAATACGTCATTTCGATAAGTGATAGGTACACCCAGCATTGCTGCACTTGCCATCACTGAAGAAATACCCGGCACGACTTCAATGGAAAAGCGATCGCACAAGCGATTAAAGATATACATAAATGTGCCATACAACATCGGATCGCCCACACATAGCACCGCCACATCTCGACCTAAGTTTAACTGTTCGGCGATATTTTCGGCGGCAATATCATAATGAGGTTGAGAACTGCGCTCGACACTAAAAGGTAAGGGCATGGGAATTTCTATCTGCTCGGGACGGATAAAATCCGACACAATTGCCCGTGCCAAAACTTTGCCACTTTCTAAGGTAGGATAGGCAATTACCGGAACAGTTGTGAGAATCCGGTGTGCTTTTAGCGTCAACAATTCGGGATCACCAGGCCCGATTCCTAATCCATAAAGTTTGCCTAATTTATTCATAATTCGTTCTCTTTTGCTAGGGCATTGACTGCTGCTGCCGCGATTGCGCTGCCTCCCCTACGTCCGTGCAGGGTAATAAATGGCACACCACGACTATTAGTTGCTAATTCTATTTTCGACTCTGCCGCTCCCACAAATCCCACGGGAAAGCCTAAAATCAAAGCTGGTTTAGCTACATTTTGATCGAGCAATTCTAGCAGGCGAAAAAGTGCGGTTGGTGCATTACCAATAGCTACCACTGCTCCAGCTAAATGAGGTCGCCAAAGTTCTAAAGCGGCAGCGGATCGGGTATTATTAATTTGTCGTGCTAACTCGGTCACTTCTGGATGATTGAGGGTACAAATAATCGGATTATCTTTAGGTAAACGGGCTTTGGTAATGCCATTAGCGACCATTTGAGAATCACAAAGAATTGCTGCACCCCCAGCGAGGGCATTTCGTCCGATTTTAACCGCGTCTGGTGATGCTTCTAAATCTTTTGTTATGTCTGTCATCCCGCAGGAATGAATTAGACGAACCGCCACAGGAGCTAAATCATCGGGGAGATTTTCCCAGTTAGTTTCAGCCCGAATAATAGCAAAAGATTTGCGGTAAATTTCCTCACCATTCTTAATGTATTCCATTCTATTTATCTAAATTTTTCGATTTTTGGGAGCTTAAAATTTGGGCTATGAGGGGGGGAATCTTGGTAAATTCTCCCTCAAATATGGGTGTTTCTAAGAACTTTTGACTATCACCCACATAGACTTGATAAGCTTCTAGTATTTGGCCATTTTCCTCGATGGTAGTTCCTAAAAGGGTAATTTCGGCCGGACTCGGTTGAGCGCAGCATTTAGCACAACCTGTCAAATGAATATTAACAGGAGAATTGCAGGTTAAGCGTTCCTTCAAATAATCTGCTAGGAGAGAAGCATGAATTTGAGTTGCAGTGGCCGCCGCCCCACAGCCCGG
This Microcystis wesenbergii NRERC-220 DNA region includes the following protein-coding sequences:
- the cobJ gene encoding precorrin-3B C(17)-methyltransferase — protein: MKPPAILILGETSIPVARQVQIALPEAVVYGLINRTHSADFTYSNFGETVREFFQTGTPIIGICAAGILIRTVAPLLTNKWQEPPVLAIAEDGSAVVPLLGGLQGVNDLARQIASVLQISPAITTTGDIRFKTTLLSPPPGYQLVNPDDAKKFLSDLLAGEKVKLIGEADWLKNSNLPISSAAKLSIEIIDKNNLNLAKPSNTCLVYLWEESQQIKEKYGLLPGDLAQESQGKLAIVGTGPGSLNWMSPEVREVLEKATDWVGYKTYLDLVEYLRKPEIVRHESDNRVELDRAEMALDLAAKGRSVVLVSSGDPGIYAMAAAVFEVLEKKAKPAWQQIAIQVCPGISAMQAAAARVGAPLGHDFCAISLSDILKSWQVISQRIELAARADLAIAFYNPVSQERTWQLEKAKEILLQWRSPQTPVVLARNLGRKGETVTVKFLEDMTINDADMRTIILIGSSKTRLIEQGKTKQWVYTPRHY
- a CDS encoding cobalt-precorrin-6A reductase, encoding MTKNKRVLILGGTGEAAALAAKIATIPGIDAIASFAGRTREPITLTTPSRRGGFGGATGLANYLRQEGIDCLIDATHPFAAQISFNAAQAASDCDIPRLILSRPAWEKVSGDNWIEVENNQAAANILSGLAPRIFLTIGRQELASYAHLKNIWFLMRMIDPPEPDAIVPIGKLLLERGPFSLQSERSLLQEYKIGAIVSKNSGGDATYAKIIAARELGITVVMVQRPPVPEGEKVADVESVLAWLEKI
- a CDS encoding precorrin-8X methylmutase, with protein sequence MEYIKNGEEIYRKSFAIIRAETNWENLPDDLAPVAVRLIHSCGMTDITKDLEASPDAVKIGRNALAGGAAILCDSQMVANGITKARLPKDNPIICTLNHPEVTELARQINNTRSAAALELWRPHLAGAVVAIGNAPTALFRLLELLDQNVAKPALILGFPVGFVGAAESKIELATNSRGVPFITLHGRRGGSAIAAAAVNALAKENEL
- the cobI gene encoding precorrin-2 C(20)-methyltransferase; amino-acid sequence: MNKLGKLYGLGIGPGDPELLTLKAHRILTTVPVIAYPTLESGKVLARAIVSDFIRPEQIEIPMPLPFSVERSSQPHYDIAAENIAEQLNLGRDVAVLCVGDPMLYGTFMYIFNRLCDRFSIEVVPGISSVMASAAMLGVPITYRNDVFSIMPATLEAEILRDRLAFIDAAAIIKLGRHFAKVRDILDELGLLERALYIERATLPNQQIIPITEIEPEAVTYWSLILIPSKTKPQ